A window from Bdellovibrionota bacterium encodes these proteins:
- a CDS encoding excinuclease ABC subunit UvrA: MEPGYIFIKGARQHNLKGIDVEIPRNKLVVITGISGSGKSSLAFDTIYAEGQRRYVESLSAYARQFLEQMEKPDVESIEGLSPAISIEQRSTSKNPRSTVGTVTEIYDYLRLLFARIGHPHCFQCGKPIASQSATQIVDQILALPPGTKIHLLAPIVRGRKGEYQKEFARLQKEGFTRVRADGAVHELGTPISLNKKLKHTIEVFVDRLVVKTEIRKRLADSVET; the protein is encoded by the coding sequence ATGGAACCCGGATACATCTTTATAAAAGGCGCCCGACAGCACAACCTGAAGGGGATCGACGTAGAGATCCCGCGCAACAAACTGGTCGTGATTACAGGAATTTCAGGTTCGGGGAAGTCTTCCCTGGCGTTCGATACGATTTACGCCGAAGGCCAGCGGCGGTATGTGGAGTCCCTTTCGGCCTACGCCCGACAATTTCTCGAACAGATGGAAAAGCCGGACGTTGAAAGCATCGAAGGGTTGTCTCCCGCGATCTCGATCGAACAGCGAAGCACGTCGAAGAATCCTCGCTCGACCGTCGGAACCGTTACCGAGATCTACGACTATCTCCGTCTTTTGTTCGCGAGGATCGGGCATCCTCATTGTTTTCAATGCGGGAAACCGATCGCCTCGCAGTCCGCCACACAAATCGTCGATCAGATCCTCGCCTTGCCTCCGGGGACTAAAATTCATCTCCTGGCTCCGATCGTTCGCGGCCGAAAGGGGGAGTATCAAAAGGAGTTCGCGCGCCTTCAAAAAGAGGGTTTCACACGTGTTCGCGCGGATGGAGCGGTCCACGAGCTTGGAACACCGATATCGCTCAACAAGAAGCTCAAGCACACGATCGAAGTCTTCGTCGATCGATTGGTCGTCAAGACCGAGATCCGGAAACGTCTGGCCGACTCCGTCGAAACC